CACGCATAAAACCATACAAATTGAACAACTccagaaaatatatacatataagcaACTATGTGTATAGACATGAGCAAGGATAGAAATACCTCTTGTCGGAGGCGCCTCCCTTCTGGCTGAGGAATGAACGAAAGAGCGGTGAGTTGACGTCGTAGATCATCTTGCTTGCTGAAACCCTAATTTCTCTGCGTCTCGCAGCTTCTGCAGCCTCTATTCGCTAATTGACGATGCGTGAAGCGGAAACGGATTTGTCTACAGTGGATACTGATTGGCTTTATAGCTGCGCTATTCGTGGTTCGGAGAgaggttaaaacttaaaagcccTCTATATGGGCCCTTGAAAAAGCCCATCCTTCCAAATTCTGAAAGCccagtttaaaaaattagaatgGCACTCTTTTCAATTGGCTTTTCCCCCTTCTCTTGTGCATCTTTCATGACTTACGAGGGGAACTGAGGCTAGGACGGTCAAAAAAACTGTAGAAATCGAATCAAACTGATCACtgactttttaaaaaatttacaaagaaCTGAACGATAATTAACAAAAATAACTACCGATAATCGAtcgattgatcggttattttcatgtcaaaaaatctaaaaaatcaATCATAACCAACCATTTACCCCTCTAATTGGGGCAACAATCTTTATGAAACACATATGCAAAAAGCAAATATTCTTTTATTGTAGAAAGAAGTGCGATACAATAAAGTGATACACACATCATGTACAACAAATTTGttaggaaaaacaaaaagtacAAAGAACAGGTACTTAATTCAGATACGTGCCATCCATGTACTTTTGCCCAACGAAGTGGGTCTGTCTAAACCTAACCTGTTGCAAGAAGTCACAGTTTGAACAACACGACAGAGATCCACAAGCAGTGAAGTCTATTGCTTATGAACGAATAGGCATGTTAGCGAATACCATTGAGGCCCTGCCATGTTTCCCAAGCTTATGAAACCAGAGACACGAGAGAAACAAACTCCAGCGTAACCCGACCCGTAGACCTTGTGTTGATGACAAAGTATTCTGGGTATTTTCTTAGCAGCGTTAGCAAGCCACACCAAGGTTTCCCCTTGGATTCAGGACCGGACCAGTCCTTAGATGTGAGATACCTTCTTACTCGACTGTGATGCCAGACAGTGCCATATAGCTCCACCAACTGAAGAATAGAAGGATTATAAAGAGTGAGCAATCCCAAGGCGCTCAACATCAGATAATTAGAGCAAGTAAATTAAGAAACAAGCAGAATGTCACATGTAAAACAACTCCAAACTGAGAAACATAATCATCACAATAACTGCTGCACAGCATATGCAACGGGAAATCCAACATTTAGTCAGAAGAGTGCTCCATTGGAACTTAATGCTAAGGGGATGCATATGATTTATTATATAATTCCTCAAATATGCAATAACCAACCCACTAAATTGATCAACTCCCCTAAATGAGCGAGAGAAAAGAAGGTAACACAGTGGTGTCAGCAGAGAAAAGAAAGACGAGTACCTTAGTAGTGCGGATCATACAATACCCTCaaaatcatttttgaaaaaaatattaccTTTGAATCAGATATGCTTCTTGAGCAAACAAAATGCTCATAAATGGGTTAGTGGAAGCAATAATACAAAAACCCAACATATCATCCAATGGTGGCAAGTCCTATCTTTCAAATGCATTTGCGTCTCACAATACACGATCTAATAATAGCATCGACAATGAGGCATGACCAACAGATTGGCAACattaacatataaaacaaaattaagttttgaagtTCCAACTGATTAGTCAGAGTTAGATATTACCATGTAATGCAAGGTGTTATTCAGAACATATGTGTGAGTCAATTGAGGCTGTTTAATGCTAGCCACAAATTTGGAAGTAGTTTGGGTCCTGAAACAACCATTAAAATTTACCTCCGCGTGTAGTTTCTCCACAGGCATCCATTCCCCAGGACCACAAAGATCGGAGAGCACAGTAGCCACGGATGACACAACATCCTTTTCTTCCAAAATCAGAAGCTGCTGACTGTCTGATTCTCGCTCGATCCTAGATCTTCCCTCCAATTTTTTTTCTGCAGGAACCAGAGACgagaaaatgaatataagaGAGCAAATTGTTGCAAAGTCCTGCAAAACACAGTAAGatttcaaaagtaaaaaaaataaggggagggggagggagagagagaagagctCATCAATGCAATTGTGCAAACTGCAAAGATCTGTTTGACTGGGGAGAAGAAAACACCAACAGATGAACAAAGCTGCAGATTATCAACTTAAATGCCCATCAagaattttgagttttttacTTTTACCCCAACCATTTGGTCCATTTCAAGGACGAAATCTATTCTCCAGCAAAAGGAGAAGTATCttaaaaacaaacatgaatTTATTAGAAGTAAGATATAATGAACGAACAGGAGAATATTTTACTGTCAAATTACCATAAAAACCAGCAGTTATGCCAATTTCTATTGTAATCATTATGCAATCTTAATGCCATTTGTGTGACAGAGGTTAGGGTTTTTGATGTCAAATCGGAACAATGTGAATTTGTAAGCAGCAGTCGCAGATGGAAGTGAAAAGACAACTCTTGTTAGATATTTTATACACCAGCCAATGTATTTGCCCTCTTACAAGATCAAAGATGCCTTTTAGATTTTATAGACTACAAAGGTATTGAAAAAAGACAATAATGAAGGAAATAACTAAAGAAGGCATCTAGCAGCCCCGCTATTTAATTCCTGATTTTCAGATGGATCAAAGGTGGAAAGAAACCAACAGAAATGTTCTAAGCACCAAAATCAGAAAACTAAATGTCCTTGATTCTACTTCTATTTGTAGCAGATTCCTCTTTCCACTATTTCTTAATGAGAGGACAAGTACTCTTCCACAATAACATCTATACCAGCTTTGCATGCCTCAGAAAATATACCATCGAATTTGCAAGTTCTGTGTCTGAACTGCCACCATAATAAGGAAAGAGGTGTTTCAGTGTTTGGCATCAAACATCTAAAGCATGGATATGACTAACTGCAACCTCTAAGCATTGGGGTGATCTTCTAACGATTTCCAAGCTCCAATGTGCATACTGAGAGCTTGTTGTCATACTCACCGACCGaacaaataatattttgtgttttgtcaCTATGATACCTACACTTGGGTACGGGTGTCAGGTATTTGTACATATCTTAGTGTCAGACTCTTCAATTTGAAATTGATAGGTACATGGACACCGTCCAAAACTAGGATATGGGTACATCATCTTAATATGTGTTAGGATTAgcacattaaaatattaatgttATATCGTGTTCAATGTAATTTTctaatgattttcttatttttgatacattttttAATCAAATGAAGTTTAGTATTCTTATCAACTAATAACTTAAATAGCTTTCTTAGACaattaatgaatatatactgATTGCTATATATGGAAGAATTGTGACAAAAAGCATAAAATTGTCTCTCTAATTGAGTTTTCTCATTTAAAGAGTAGAATCataagaaagggaaaaaagaaacgaAGTGTCCAAAATTTTGGAGGATACCCATACCCATATCGTGTTGATAGACAACAAGTATAGCGGGATGTATCGAAGAGTTCAGGTATCATAGTTTTGTCAAAAGCCCAAAACATAATCTTCTACATTGAAATCAATAAAACGCAAATTCTAGTCTCCTGCATGCTGTATTTAGAGGTTTACAACTCAGCCTTTTGGAGTTGCTTCAAATTAGCACTGGATCTAAATCAAACATAGACTACCGGCTGGTGCCATAATCAACATGGAAGGACTAATTCCTGTATTGTGGCTTCTTTCATATCTCCAAACTGAATAGCCCCATTTGCCAATCATATTTTCTTGTATAAATTTATTCATAGAAAATGACGTCAAACAAAGAATGCTCCAACTCTAAACTAATTACTTTCATTCCACTATACAACCCCAGTcctatgattcaagagggtctCAATGAACAATCCATCATACTATACAATCTCAATTTACGATTTTATTCATTATGTTCCTTATTAGATGACTACATTAGCGCAATGGTTAGGAACCTTTGTGCTGTTAAGTTCAATTCCAGTCAGTCAATCCTCTTATCACTGACATCATAGCTATGCTATTCAGCACTGGCCCAGTAAAAGCATTCCAAAATACGATGGGCATGCTTGTGATGACGGTTAAAACATTAATCTACCAAGTCGTTCAAGATATTCACATCAGAAAAAGGGAACTGATTTATTCATTAATAAAACCAAATCATGCATAAACACCAAAATCAACATGAAGGGATCAAACATAAACTTCTTCAACCAACTACTAGCTCGAgcacaacatcatcatcatccaagcctaAAAGTTTGGAATCGGCTACATGAgaatgagaaaatcaacaggAATCCACTAAGTGTATTCATTTCCACCTATATAGGATCATaatttcatcaactcctattcagttaatttcatttcttgctatttcaagtcatgtctttttagAACTTCATCTTCTAGCTCAAGCACAAGAGTACATAGTTTATCAAACAACCACTGCGGAATCTAATCTAGTGCGTCAATTTTTACGCACAGGTTTTGAAAAATCACGTGATTGAACTCAAATAGAACAATCTTCCAACCAGCCAACAACAATATCAACACACTCATTCACAACCATCAACAACCATCATTgacacaaacaacaaaaatcatataaTCGAATTAATGGCCAACACCAACAGG
This genomic stretch from Tripterygium wilfordii isolate XIE 37 chromosome 22, ASM1340144v1, whole genome shotgun sequence harbors:
- the LOC119990829 gene encoding wound-induced basic protein — its product is MIYDVNSPLFRSFLSQKGGASDKRKMEEQKPKEQRPKANENKPVMNE